From a region of the Streptomyces sp. NBC_00193 genome:
- a CDS encoding ATP-dependent 6-phosphofructokinase: MRIGVLTAGGDCPGLNAVIRSVVHRAVVGHGDEVIGFEDGFKGLLDGNFRPLDINAVSGILARGGTILGSARMERARLHEAAENAVELAKRYGIDALIPIGGEGTLTAARMLSDAGMPVVGVPKTIDNDISSTDRTFGFDTAVMVATEAIDRLKTTAESHQRVMVVEVMGRHAGWIALESGMAGGAHGICLPERPFEVDALVKMVEERFARGKKFAVICVAEGAHPGEGSMPYEKGAIDQYGHERFAGIGNRLAVELERRLGKEARPVILGHVQRGGTPTAYDRVLATRFGWHAVEGVHRGDFGNMTALRGTDIVMAPLASAVTELKTVPEDRMYEAESVF; the protein is encoded by the coding sequence ATGCGTATCGGAGTTCTCACCGCAGGCGGCGACTGCCCGGGCCTGAACGCTGTCATCCGGTCGGTCGTACACCGTGCCGTGGTCGGGCACGGGGACGAGGTCATCGGCTTCGAGGACGGCTTCAAGGGCCTCCTCGACGGCAACTTCCGCCCCCTCGACATCAACGCGGTCAGCGGCATCCTCGCCCGCGGCGGCACGATCCTCGGATCGGCCCGCATGGAGCGCGCCCGCCTCCACGAAGCGGCGGAGAACGCCGTCGAACTGGCGAAGCGCTACGGCATCGACGCCCTGATCCCGATCGGCGGCGAGGGCACCCTGACGGCCGCCCGGATGCTGTCGGACGCCGGCATGCCGGTCGTCGGCGTACCGAAGACCATCGACAACGACATCTCCTCCACCGACCGCACCTTCGGCTTCGACACCGCCGTCATGGTCGCCACGGAGGCCATCGACCGCCTCAAGACCACCGCCGAATCGCACCAGCGCGTGATGGTCGTCGAGGTCATGGGCCGGCACGCGGGCTGGATCGCCCTGGAGTCCGGCATGGCCGGCGGCGCCCACGGAATCTGCCTGCCGGAGCGCCCGTTCGAGGTGGACGCCCTGGTCAAGATGGTGGAGGAACGATTCGCCCGCGGTAAGAAGTTCGCCGTCATCTGCGTGGCCGAAGGCGCGCACCCCGGCGAGGGCTCCATGCCGTACGAGAAGGGCGCGATCGACCAGTACGGCCACGAGCGGTTCGCCGGCATCGGAAACCGCCTCGCCGTCGAGCTGGAGCGGCGCCTGGGCAAGGAAGCCCGCCCGGTCATCCTCGGCCACGTCCAGCGCGGCGGCACCCCCACCGCCTACGACCGCGTCCTCGCGACCCGGTTCGGCTGGCACGCGGTCGAGGGCGTCCACCGCGGTGATTTCGGCAACATGACCGCCCTGCGCGGCACCGACATCGTCATGGCCCCGCTGGCCTCCGCCGTCACCGAGCTGAAGACCGTCCCCGAGGACCGCATGTACGAGGCCGAGTCCGTCTTCTGA